The genomic interval AGCAACCAAATGAACTCCCAGGGCGCTGGGGTAGTGAAAATAGGGCCTTGTCTACAATTTGTTGCTAAATAATTCAACGGTAACCAACCATGACTGATGACTCGAAAAATGGGGAAGAAATTAGCATGGGATATCAACAGGTAGCAGAGTGGGTCTCTTTAAAACCCGGCATGGGTGGGTCCGGTGTGTGTCGGCGGTAACACATAGGAAGGAGAAATGGCCAAAAAAGAGGTTGGAATCATCGGGTTGGGCAACTTCGGATACTATGTGGGCAAATCCCTGGTGGAGATGGGCCATACAGTTGTTGGGCTGGACATCAATCAGGCCAAGGTCAGACAGGCCCAGGAGGTGTTGACCAAGGTCTTTGAGGCCAACGCAACAGACAAGATTGCCCTGGAACAACTGGGAATTGCCGAGATGGGCAATGTGGTGGTCAGCGTGGGCAAATCCATGGAGGCCAGCATCCTCATAGCCCTTCATCTCAAGGAGATTGGGGCTCAAAAAGTCTGGGTCAAGGCCATAAGCGAAGAGCACGAGATTGTGCTCAAAAAGCTCGGTGTGGAGGAGGTGGTCTTTCCAGAACGATTCGCAGCCCAGGGATTGGCACGCAAACTTGTGGTTCCAGGGGTTGTGGACTACCTGTCTTTGGCTGAAGGGATATTGGTCCGGGAACTGGAAGTCAAGGAATGGGCAGGCAAGACCTTGCGGGAGCTGAATTTAACCAACACGTATGAGCTCCAGGTTGTGGCCATCAAGCCATTACGAAAAGAACATTTCAACTTTATTCCCAAGGCGGACCGGGAACTTCAGGCTGGAGATATATTGCTCATTTTGGGAGAGGAAGAGAAATTATCACAAATTATGGCCTAATACTGGATACACCAATGCCATGGACAAAATTCCTCAAAAGCCAGGCCGGGATCTATTTCGATCCCGAGATCCTTGACGTCTTTTTGAACAACTATGAAAAGAAAAAGCAGCCGCCGGAGAAAACTTTGTACGGTATCTAATAAAAAAGGGCCGCGTCCAACTGACACGGCCCTTTGCTGGCTTGTTTCCAGCGACCTTGATTAATACTGCCTTTTCATCCAGCCGGTCTCTTTATCGATGAGCACTTTTTCCACCAAAGATCCGTCCTGGGTGACAATAGTGGCCACAAAAGCACCCTGCTCGTCATTCTCAGTGACCTCACCCACCTTCAGGTTGGGGTTTCCAGCCACATAGTTCTCCGCAAGCTGCCTGGCCTGATCTGCCTGCAAAGGCTGGGCCGGCTGCTGCTGTTGTCCAGTCTGGGGACCGTATTGTCCGCGTGCCCATCCACGCTGCATGCCTTGCTGATTATACGGACAACCTTGATTCATCCCCTGCTGGCCGCCGCGCATCCTGCCTTGTCCTTGCATCATACCGGGTCCCATGCCCTGCCCCTGCGGACCATTCTGTCCGCACCAGGGGCAAAACCAGCCTTGTCCCTGGGGACTATAGCCCTGGCCTTGTCCTGCCCCCTGTTGCTGGGCCAGAACCAGGCCGCCGCTGACCATAACTGCCAATACCGTTGCCGCAATCAAAAACCGTTTCATTATGCGTACCTCCTGTTTTAAGGCATGAACAAATACCTACCAAAATAGTATTATATTTTTGCAGGATGTCAACATAAGAATCAATACCATGTCAAATTATATTCTTAACCTACTGATTTTAATTATTTTAAGCTTTGTTTTCTACCCAAGCACAGCAGATTACCGCATTCAACCGTTTTGGCTGAAAAGATGCTCGAAAATCTGAACGCTGAAGCGGCAACCGCCAGCCAGACGATGCTGTTATTGACCGGACAGTGTCCAGGATATACGCTGAATTATTATAAAGGACCGTATTGAAAATCTTTAATGGCTTGAGTTCAAAACCGGAGACGAGAAAATAATGGATGAACTTCAATTATTGGCAGACCTATACAAAGCAATCCCCAGGCAAGGGCCGGGCGGGGATGCAGAAACCGAAAAAGCGCTTAACCTGGCTGCAATAGACCGCAATGCGCCCTTAAAGATTGCGGATATAGGCTGCGGGACCGGGGCTTCCACACTCATACTTGCCCGCCTATTGAATGCTTGCATCACGGCAGTTGATTTTCTACAAGATTTTCTGGACGTACTGGAAAGTAAAGCTGAAATTCAAAGGCTTTCGAATAAAGTAACACCGCTTTGTTGCTCAATGGAAAGTTTGCCTTTTAGTGAACAAGAGTTCGATATTATCTGGTCTGAGGGTGCGATATACAATATTGGATTCAAAAAAGGAATATCAGATTGGCATGAGTATCTGAAACCAAACGGATTGCTCGTCGTTTCCGAGATTACCTGGATGACAAACACCCGTCCTGTAACAATCCAGAACCATTGGGAGAACGAATATCCAGAGATCGATGTGGCATCTTCAAAGATGAGCATCCTGGAGCAAAATGGATACTCTCCAATCGGCTATTTTGTCTTGCCGGAGCATTGCTGGGTGGAGAACTTTTATCGTCCCCTGCAGGACAGCTTTACGGATTTTTTAAAGCGAAATGGGCACAGTCCCGAAGCTCGCGCCATAGTCGAAGCAGAGAACAAAGAAATAGAGCTGTATGAGAAATATAAATCGTATTACAGCTACGGGGTATATATTGCTCGAAAGCTGGATTGAGCGGTTGGTTGCAGAGGGTCCCTGTTGGAACACCTACCCGCAGCATGAAGGAAGGATATATGAGCACATCCCAAAAATTCAGCCGGCGCAGCTTCCTCCAAGGACTGGGCGCTTCCGTGTTTGTGGCCGGGATGCAGGCCGCATTTCCCCTGCCCTCCTGGGCCAGGACGGACAAATGGGGCCTGGAAGGCTTGCCCGCGGCCAAGAGCCGTTATGACCTAAGCATTGGATACTCACCCATTGTCATCGACGGCCGGGAGGGGATCTCCACCGGGATAAACGGGACGGTTCCAGGGCCTCTGGTCCGTCTGCGGGAAGGCGACGATGTGGTCCTCAAGGTGACCAACGCCCTCATGGACAGCGTTCATTCCTCCATCCACTGGCACGGCATCCTGGTCCCTTTCCCCATGGACGGCGTGCCCGGAGTCAACTTCGCCGGGATCCCGCCCGGAGAAAGCTATACGTACCGCTACAAGGTCATTCAGGCCGGGACCTATTGGTACCACAGCCACTCCTTTCTGCAGGAGCAGTCCGGCTCCTACGGTCCGCTGATCATCGACCCCAAAGACGGGGAGCCGTTCTATTTTGACCGGGACTACGTGGTGGTTCTCTCGGACTGGTCCTTTGAGCAGCCGGAAGCCATCTTCCGGCACATCAACCTGCTGGGCCACTACTACAACTACCAGCAGCGCACAGTGGGCGATTTTTTTGCGGACATCAAAGAACGCGGCCTGCATGATACTTTGGCCGAACGCATGGCCTGGGGCAGGATGCGTATGAGTCCGGTGGACATTGCCGACGTGACCGGATCCACATACACCTATCTGATGAATGGACACTCCCCGGCCATGAACTGGACCGCCCTGTTCAACCCCGGGGAAACCATCAGACTGCGCTTCATCAACGCTTCGGCCATGAGCAACTATGATGTGCGCATTCCAGGACTGGACATGGAGGTGGTCATGGTGGACGGAAAGGCGGTCCGACCGGTCCCGGTGCACGAGTTCCGCATCGGCGTGGCCGAGACCTACGACGTCCTGGTCCGGCCCATACATGACAGGCCGTTCACCCTGTTCGCCGAGTCCATCGACCGCAGCGGCTATGCCCGGGGCACCCTGTCTCCGGAGCCGGGACTGGAGGCCCGGGTCCCGGATATGCGCAAGCGTCCGGTGCGTTCCCTTGAGGACATCGGCATGGGTATGATGGACGACTCCATCTTCGGGGGCATGAATCACGGCCGGATGACACATGGAAGTATGAGCCACGAAAAGATGTCCATGGATGCGGACCTGCCCAAACAGGATCCCCGCATCCCGGGCCCCAACGGCCCGGAACCGTTCCTGCCGGACCGCAAGGGCTCGGCCAGCACGGCCATGATCATCAACAATCCCAGCTATCGCATGGATGAGCCCGGTCTGGGCCTGGGCGGCGACGGATGGCGGGTTCTGGTCTACGACGACCTGGTATCGGCCGAAGCACAGCCCTACAAAAAAGAGCCGGACCGGGAAATGACCATCAACATCACCGCCAACATGGAACGGTACATGTTCTCCTTTGACGGAATGAAATTCAGCGAACATCCAGGACCATACCTATTTCGGCACAATGAACGGCTGCGCCTCTTTCTGGTCAACCACACCATGATGGATCACCCCATCCATTTGCACGGGATGTGGATGCAGCTGGAAAACGGGGCCGACAGGCTGCCCTTCAAGCACACCGTCCTGGTCAAGCCGGGCGAAGTGCTCTCGGCCCTGATCACCCCGATTGAAAAGGGAGACTGGGCCTTCCATTGTCACCTGCTCTACCACATGGAAGCCGGAATGTTCCAGGTTGTTCGTGTTGCCTGATACAAGGAGACGTCTGATGAGATACCTGATGATGGCCCTGTTCGTGTGCCTGTCCCTGGTCTGCCTTGTCCAGGTTTCAGACAGTTCAGCCCAGGAAACCGGAAAACATAAATATCCGGCTGACTACCGTGACGTGGAAACCGATCCTCAGGTGGGCGAAGGTATCCAGAAGTACGCTGTAAACGGCCAGGAAGGACCCCAGAAAAACTTTGGCATGCAGCCAATCCATGACAATAAGGCATTTGCCACCTTTAAGGCCGATCGATTTGAACACCAGTGGCGGGAAAAGGATGAAGAGCTCCTGCTCTGGGATGTGATGGGCTGGGTGGGCAACGACGACCATAAGTTTTTTGTGGAAAGCGAAGGCGAGTATTCCTTGGACCAGGATCAAGTGGAAGAGGCCGGGGTAGAGCTGCTCTATGGCCGGACCATTTCTCGATTTTGGGATCTCCGGGCCGGAATCAGACATGATTTTAAGCCCAGCCCATCACGATCCTTCCTGGCCCTGGGGGTCCAGGGTCTGGCCCCGCAGTGGATCGAAATCGACGCAACCGGGTATGTGAGCGAGGACGGCGATGTCTCGGCCAAAATTGAAGCCGAGTACGAGCTGCTTGTGACCCAAAGGCTGGCCCTGGCCCCCCGGCTGGAAGCCGGTCTCTCTATCCAGGACGTGCCGGAATACGAAACCTGGCAGGGAATTACGGACGTGACTCTAGGCTGCCGGCTCATGTATCACCTTCGCAGAGAGTTTGCTCCGTACGTAGGGGTTACCTGGAATCGAAAGGTCGGCGAAACCGCGCACAATATTGACAAGGAAGGAGGAGATGTGGATTCTGCTGCTTTCGTGGCCGGACTGCGCTTTTGGTTTTGATATGCAATCAGGAAGACTCAACAGGTGACAGCTATGGAACAGCATCAGCACTCCCATTCCCATCATGAGCAGAACAAGCCGCACGGCCATCACGACCACCACGAACACATGGTCCAGGATTTCAAAAAAAGATTCTGGATTACCCTGATTCTGACAGCGCCCATCCTTGCCCTTTCCCCCACCCTGCACTTCCTGTTCGGCCTGAAGGGCCTTGCGGACTTTACCGGCCGGTATCTGATCCTTTTCGGCCTGGGCACTGCCATTTTTGTGTACGGCGGATGGCCGTTTCTCACCGGCCTGGTCAACGAACTGAAAAAGAAACAGCCGGGCATGATGACCCTTATCGGCATGGCCGTCTGCGTGGCTTACGTTTATTCCAGCCTGGTGGCCCTGGGCATGCCCGGAAAGGTCTTTTTCTGGGAGCTGGCCACTCTGATCGCCATCATGCTTCTGGGCCATTGGATTGAAATGCGCTCGGTCATGGGCGCTTCCGGAGCGCTGGAAGAGCTGGCCCGCATGGTCCCTGGGCAGGCGCATAGGCTGGATGCCCAGGGCAATATTTCGGATACGGCGGTCAGCGATCTGCAGGTCCGGGACCGGGTCCTGGTCCGCCCCGGAGAGAAAATCCCGGTGGACGGAACGGTTCTGGAAGGATCGTCATCTGTCAATGAGGCCCTGCTCACAGGCGAATCCAAGCCGGTGCGCAAAAACAAAGGGGACCTTGTCATTGGTGGGGCAGTCAACGGCGAAGGCTCCTTGAGCGTGGAAGTGGGCAAAACCGGAGATGATTCGTTTCTCAATCAGGTCATCGACTTAGTGCGCAAGGCCCAGGAGAGTAAGTCCAGATCCCAGGATCTGGCCAACACGGCGGCCATGTGGCTGACCTTTATCGCCCTCGGAGCGGGAGCCGTGACCATGGCCTCCTGGCTCATACTGTCCACCCGGGACTTTGTCTTCGCCATGGAACGAACGGTCACGGTCATGGTCATTACCTGCCCCCACGCCCTGGGGCTGGCCGTCCCCCTGGTCGTGGCCGTATCCACGACCCTGGCCGCAAAGAACGGCTTCCTCATCCGCAACCGCACCCCATTCGAGGGGGCCAGGAAGATCCAGGCCGTCCTGTTCGACAAGACCGGCACCCTGACAACCGGCAACTTCGGGGTCAGCGATGTCCTGGTCTTTGACCCGGACATGACCGAACAGGAGCTTCTCAACTTCGCATCAGCGGTGGAAGCCCACTCCGAACACCCCATCGCCAGGGGGATAACCGAATCAACCGCTCAGCCCCCGGAAGCACAAAACTTTGAAGCCATCCCCGGCCGCGGAGCCAAGGCGCTGGTCCAGGAGAGGGATGTTGCGGTGGTCAGCCCGGATTACGCGCGGGAGAACTCCATATCTTTTGACCAAGATGCTGTATCCCGCCTGGCTGAAGAAGGAAAAACCGTCGTCCTGGTCCTTGTTCAGGACCAGGCAGCCGGTGCCGTGGCCTTGGCCGATGTGATCCGCGAGGAGTCCAAACAGGCCATTGCCGAGCTCAAGCGGCTTGGCCTGAAGGTCATGATGCTCACCGGAGACAACTCCAAAGTAGCTGCTTCGGTGGCGCAAGAACTGGGGCTGGACGAGTACTTCGCCGAAATCCCCCCGGACCGCAAGGCGGACAAGGTCAAAGAACTTCAAAACCAGGGCTTGCGCGTGGCCATGACCGGGGACGGGGTCAACGACGCCCCTGCCCTGGCCACGGCCGACCTGGGCATCGCCATCGGGGCCGGGACCGATGTTGCCGCTGAAACCGCGGATATCATCCTTGTCCGGTCCAACCCCTTGGATGTCCTCAACCTGATTCGCCTTTCCCGGGCCACCTACCGCAAAACCGTGCAGAACCTGTTTTGGGCCACAGGCTACAATGCCGTGGCCATCCCCCTGGCGGCCGGCGTGCTCGCCCCGATGGGCATTCTGCTCAGTCCGGCCGTGGGGGCGATTCTCATGTCCATCTCCACAGTCATCGTGGCCGTGAACGCCAAGATTCTGAAATAGAAACCGCTAAGACAAAAATCGATCTCATGCGGAAGGTGCAGAAGGATTGCCCCGCATCCGGGAGTTCAGCCAACCATACACAACATACCTGCAAAGAGAGGGAACATGCCGTCCATTGAAGACCTGCTCAATCATTACAGCTATACCAAGCAAGACGAGGAAAACCGCCGCAAGCTGGCAGAACTCATCCTTCCGGAAAAGGAACAATTTGCAAGCGACTTTTACGCCATGCTGGAGGAAGCCCCCTATACTGCCCAGTTCTTTCCCACCCAGGAGGCCATAAACAAGCGCAAAACAACATTTAAATTCTGGTTGAAAATCATTCTCACTTCTCCATTCGATCACCGGCTGCATCTGAAGCTGGAGCGGGTGGGCAAAACGCATGTGCGCATTGGGCTGGATGGACATTATGTGAATGCATCGATGAACTTTGTCCGCCGCTACTGCCAGCAGATACTCTTTCAATCCGTATCCGACACCCGCTCCATGGACTCCCTCCTGGAGACATTGAACAAGGTCCTGGACATCAGTCTGGATATCATGACCAGCTCCTACCGGGAGGCTGAGCTGAAACAGGTATTTTTATCCAAGCGGGCCGAATACTGGATGGTCAGATGGGCGGAACGGATCATGCATGGATTGAACCTCGTGCTCATGGTAGGGCTCCTGCTTCTGGCGGCCGGCGTGACCGCCCTTTTGAGCACGGACATCTACTTTGCGCTCAGCTCGGACGTGGAGCAGGGCGTGATCAGAGCACTGGGATCCCTGCTCATCCTGTGGATGATGGTCGAGCTGCTCCATGCCCAGGTTGAACAGCTCAAGGGCGGCAAGTTTCATGTCCGCATATTTGTGGACCTGGCCATGGTCGCCTTTATCCGCAAGATATTCGTGGCCAGCCTCGAGGGCAAGGACCCATGGTCCTTCGGTCTCCTGATTGGGGCATTGCTGGTTCTGGGTATCATATACTTTCTGCTGGGCCATTCCGAGAAAAAGCAGCCCGGGGCCCGATGACCGCGCCCGGGGATCCTGCTCAACAGGGCGTGCTTTCGGCGAACATCTGGGCCAGTTCGTCGAAAAGCACCGGAATGCGGCTGTGCATATCATCCAGAAGCCCGAGCATGACCTCCCGGATCTGGGGATGGGCGGCCTTCTGGCAGCGCAGGCGGAATACATGCCGCCATTCCCGCAGATTGGCGGTCATCACCACTTCCGTCTTCAAGCTGTTGGGCAGAACGGCCCGGGCCTGCTGCGGGGACGCACCCTGATCCAGAAGCTGCATGTAGGCCTCCTCCGCACGACGCATGGCCTCTTCCCAAATGGCGTATTCCGGGCTCCCTTCCTCCCAGAAACAGGGCTTGATCACGGTAATCTCCCGGCCGAAACGCTCCTGAGAGTAGTTGGCATAGCGGGTGGACTCCTGGGAGTAGGCGGCCAGCCGGTGGCGGACAAGCTCATGGCTCACACCGCGGTCCACGATGAGCCTGACCGTGACATTGGCGTGCTCGATCACGCTTTCATGTCCGGAACGCACGATCCGGCCCACAAACCCGGCGGCCGAGTCGTCGGTAATCTTGTCTTCCGATTTGTAGCAGGTCCGGCCGGCGGCTTCCAGCAGCCTGAGTATCTCCTCGGACCGGGGGATGAACAGTATCTCGTGCCCAGGTTGTACTGCCCGCATGGTGCCTCCAGTTACTCGATGATCTTTAAGTGTTTGTAGGCCTTGCCTGTGGCCACCCGCCCTCTGGAGGTCCGCTTCAGGAAACCGCACTGGATAAGGTAGGGCTCGTAGATCTCCTCCAGGGTACGCACCTCTTCCGAGCATGCGGTGGCAATGGTCTTCACTCCTACCGGGCCGCCGTTGAAATGATGGATCAGGGCCAGCAGGATCTTGCGGTCCATGGTGTCCAGACCGCTGGGATCGACGTCCAGCCGGTCCAGGGCGGTCCTGGCCTGTTCCTTGTCGATAACCTGCTGCCCGGCGACCATGGCGAAATCCCAGACCCGGCGCAGGAGGCGGTTGGCGATGCGCGGCGTCCCCCTGGCCCGGACACCGATCTCCAGGGCGCCTCCATCCGTGATCTCAATGCCCAGGATACGGGAGGAGCGGTGCACGATCTGTCCCAGGTCTTCAGGGGAGTAAAACTCCAGGCGGAACAAGACCCCGAACCGATCCCGGAGCGGAGAGGACAGCAGACCGATCCTGGTGGTCGCGCCCACAAGGGTAAAGGGCTCCAGGTCGATCTTTACTGTGCGCGCCCCAGGTCCCTGCCCGATAACCAGATCCAGCTTGAAATCCTCCAGGGCGGGATACAGAATTTCTTCCACAGTCGGCGGCATGCGGTGGATCTCGTCCACAAAAAGCACGTCATGGCGCTGCAGATTGGTCAAGATGGCGGCCAGGTCCCCACTGCGCTCCATCACCGGACCGGAGGTGCTGATCAGGTTCACTCCGAGCTCACTGGCGATGATCTGGGCCAGGGTGGTTTTGCCCAGACCGGGGTTTCCGGAGAACATAACGTGATCCATGGCCTGGCCCCGCTCTTTGGCCGCTTGGAGGAAAACCCCCAGATTGGCCCGCAGTTCGTCCTGGCCTATAAACTCCTCAAGCTTGAGGGGCCGGATCCGTTCGTCTACCCTGACCTCTGTCTCAGCACCCATTTTCTTTCTCTGCTCCTTACAAGGAAGACCTTGCGCTCGTGCCGGGTCATGCCCATAAACAGGCCCTAGCCGATCTGGGCCATATCCTTGAGCACCGCCCGGATGGCTTCTCCGGCCATGAGCTCCGGCTCGTTCTCCAGCACTTTGCTCAGCGCGGGCCGCACCTCTGCTTCCGCGTATCCCAAATGGACCAGCCCGGCCAGGGCATCGGCAAAAACACTCTGGGCCCCGGAGGGCATGGGACCCGGCTGCTCCGAAAGCTCAGCGGGTTCGGCCTGGAGCTTGTCCTTGAGCTCCCAAATGATCCGCTTGGCTGATTTGGGCCCGATTCCGGAGACCCGGGTCAGGCTCTGAATGTCTTCTGTATGCACCACCCGGCTCAGTTCCTGAGGATCGAAGACGGCCAAAATGGCCAGCGCCGTCTTGGGACCCAGCTTGGACACCGCTATGAGCTGGGCAAAGGTTTCCTGTTC from Desulfovermiculus halophilus DSM 18834 carries:
- the thyX gene encoding FAD-dependent thymidylate synthase; translation: MRAVQPGHEILFIPRSEEILRLLEAAGRTCYKSEDKITDDSAAGFVGRIVRSGHESVIEHANVTVRLIVDRGVSHELVRHRLAAYSQESTRYANYSQERFGREITVIKPCFWEEGSPEYAIWEEAMRRAEEAYMQLLDQGASPQQARAVLPNSLKTEVVMTANLREWRHVFRLRCQKAAHPQIREVMLGLLDDMHSRIPVLFDELAQMFAESTPC
- a CDS encoding copper resistance protein B is translated as MRYLMMALFVCLSLVCLVQVSDSSAQETGKHKYPADYRDVETDPQVGEGIQKYAVNGQEGPQKNFGMQPIHDNKAFATFKADRFEHQWREKDEELLLWDVMGWVGNDDHKFFVESEGEYSLDQDQVEEAGVELLYGRTISRFWDLRAGIRHDFKPSPSRSFLALGVQGLAPQWIEIDATGYVSEDGDVSAKIEAEYELLVTQRLALAPRLEAGLSIQDVPEYETWQGITDVTLGCRLMYHLRREFAPYVGVTWNRKVGETAHNIDKEGGDVDSAAFVAGLRFWF
- a CDS encoding copper-translocating P-type ATPase, with product MEQHQHSHSHHEQNKPHGHHDHHEHMVQDFKKRFWITLILTAPILALSPTLHFLFGLKGLADFTGRYLILFGLGTAIFVYGGWPFLTGLVNELKKKQPGMMTLIGMAVCVAYVYSSLVALGMPGKVFFWELATLIAIMLLGHWIEMRSVMGASGALEELARMVPGQAHRLDAQGNISDTAVSDLQVRDRVLVRPGEKIPVDGTVLEGSSSVNEALLTGESKPVRKNKGDLVIGGAVNGEGSLSVEVGKTGDDSFLNQVIDLVRKAQESKSRSQDLANTAAMWLTFIALGAGAVTMASWLILSTRDFVFAMERTVTVMVITCPHALGLAVPLVVAVSTTLAAKNGFLIRNRTPFEGARKIQAVLFDKTGTLTTGNFGVSDVLVFDPDMTEQELLNFASAVEAHSEHPIARGITESTAQPPEAQNFEAIPGRGAKALVQERDVAVVSPDYARENSISFDQDAVSRLAEEGKTVVLVLVQDQAAGAVALADVIREESKQAIAELKRLGLKVMMLTGDNSKVAASVAQELGLDEYFAEIPPDRKADKVKELQNQGLRVAMTGDGVNDAPALATADLGIAIGAGTDVAAETADIILVRSNPLDVLNLIRLSRATYRKTVQNLFWATGYNAVAIPLAAGVLAPMGILLSPAVGAILMSISTVIVAVNAKILK
- a CDS encoding potassium channel family protein; the protein is MAKKEVGIIGLGNFGYYVGKSLVEMGHTVVGLDINQAKVRQAQEVLTKVFEANATDKIALEQLGIAEMGNVVVSVGKSMEASILIALHLKEIGAQKVWVKAISEEHEIVLKKLGVEEVVFPERFAAQGLARKLVVPGVVDYLSLAEGILVRELEVKEWAGKTLRELNLTNTYELQVVAIKPLRKEHFNFIPKADRELQAGDILLILGEEEKLSQIMA
- a CDS encoding copper resistance system multicopper oxidase, which codes for MSTSQKFSRRSFLQGLGASVFVAGMQAAFPLPSWARTDKWGLEGLPAAKSRYDLSIGYSPIVIDGREGISTGINGTVPGPLVRLREGDDVVLKVTNALMDSVHSSIHWHGILVPFPMDGVPGVNFAGIPPGESYTYRYKVIQAGTYWYHSHSFLQEQSGSYGPLIIDPKDGEPFYFDRDYVVVLSDWSFEQPEAIFRHINLLGHYYNYQQRTVGDFFADIKERGLHDTLAERMAWGRMRMSPVDIADVTGSTYTYLMNGHSPAMNWTALFNPGETIRLRFINASAMSNYDVRIPGLDMEVVMVDGKAVRPVPVHEFRIGVAETYDVLVRPIHDRPFTLFAESIDRSGYARGTLSPEPGLEARVPDMRKRPVRSLEDIGMGMMDDSIFGGMNHGRMTHGSMSHEKMSMDADLPKQDPRIPGPNGPEPFLPDRKGSASTAMIINNPSYRMDEPGLGLGGDGWRVLVYDDLVSAEAQPYKKEPDREMTINITANMERYMFSFDGMKFSEHPGPYLFRHNERLRLFLVNHTMMDHPIHLHGMWMQLENGADRLPFKHTVLVKPGEVLSALITPIEKGDWAFHCHLLYHMEAGMFQVVRVA
- the ruvB gene encoding Holliday junction branch migration DNA helicase RuvB, giving the protein MGAETEVRVDERIRPLKLEEFIGQDELRANLGVFLQAAKERGQAMDHVMFSGNPGLGKTTLAQIIASELGVNLISTSGPVMERSGDLAAILTNLQRHDVLFVDEIHRMPPTVEEILYPALEDFKLDLVIGQGPGARTVKIDLEPFTLVGATTRIGLLSSPLRDRFGVLFRLEFYSPEDLGQIVHRSSRILGIEITDGGALEIGVRARGTPRIANRLLRRVWDFAMVAGQQVIDKEQARTALDRLDVDPSGLDTMDRKILLALIHHFNGGPVGVKTIATACSEEVRTLEEIYEPYLIQCGFLKRTSRGRVATGKAYKHLKIIE
- a CDS encoding class I SAM-dependent methyltransferase; this encodes MDELQLLADLYKAIPRQGPGGDAETEKALNLAAIDRNAPLKIADIGCGTGASTLILARLLNACITAVDFLQDFLDVLESKAEIQRLSNKVTPLCCSMESLPFSEQEFDIIWSEGAIYNIGFKKGISDWHEYLKPNGLLVVSEITWMTNTRPVTIQNHWENEYPEIDVASSKMSILEQNGYSPIGYFVLPEHCWVENFYRPLQDSFTDFLKRNGHSPEARAIVEAENKEIELYEKYKSYYSYGVYIARKLD
- a CDS encoding protoglobin domain-containing protein — translated: MPSIEDLLNHYSYTKQDEENRRKLAELILPEKEQFASDFYAMLEEAPYTAQFFPTQEAINKRKTTFKFWLKIILTSPFDHRLHLKLERVGKTHVRIGLDGHYVNASMNFVRRYCQQILFQSVSDTRSMDSLLETLNKVLDISLDIMTSSYREAELKQVFLSKRAEYWMVRWAERIMHGLNLVLMVGLLLLAAGVTALLSTDIYFALSSDVEQGVIRALGSLLILWMMVELLHAQVEQLKGGKFHVRIFVDLAMVAFIRKIFVASLEGKDPWSFGLLIGALLVLGIIYFLLGHSEKKQPGAR
- the ruvA gene encoding Holliday junction branch migration protein RuvA gives rise to the protein MIGYLRGTLLELRAGSCLLLTPGGVGYTVQAAGPVLERLPEPGQELSLYVHTVVREDALELYGFPSRAEQETFAQLIAVSKLGPKTALAILAVFDPQELSRVVHTEDIQSLTRVSGIGPKSAKRIIWELKDKLQAEPAELSEQPGPMPSGAQSVFADALAGLVHLGYAEAEVRPALSKVLENEPELMAGEAIRAVLKDMAQIG